GAGGTCGggagggagagacagagagagccAGCGAGAATGTGCTGCGGAGATGATTGCAGGCCGCTGGCGTTCCTGCTTGGCCTTCCCTtcgcccttctctctctcctagtCTCCATAGTCGGCATCATCGTCTGGATCGTTGGGTAcgtttcatctctctctctctctctctctctctctctctctaccagtTGTCTTGAGATTTAGTctctgggttttgaaccctgcATGGATTGAATAAGATGAGAAAATGGTGGGCGACGCTGCAGATTGCTGTTGACTCTGATATGCCCCTGCTTCCTGTGCGTGACCCTGCTAGTGGAGTTCGCGCTGGAGCTGATCAAAGCCCCCTTCACGTCATGGAGTGGTTCACTTCTCAGATACCCTGTTGATCATACCGATCACCATTTGATGACCGTTTCTGCTTTTCAGAGCTGACTGGTATTTCTCCTCTTTCCCGTACGTGGATTTCATGGCAGTATCTCTGTGATGTGCGGCCGATTACTGGGTTTGTatgtaatgaaaaaaaaaagggaaatccGCTCTTGtgaaatttctagaaaaatttgATTGAAGTCGATTCGTCTTTCATTTGCAGTTGCAGACATGAGTATGATTAGCCGTTTTTCTTGATTCACTTTTCCTGGCGTGCATCTTCATTTTTATGTCCACATGTTTaaggtcataagaagaaagcaAGATGGGTCACTCAGAAATGGAAATCTTAACCATTCCAGAATCGTTTATTACACGAAAGTTCACCATACAACAAACATTCTCTATCTGTACATCCACCAGTTTCACTAGGACAAGAGCTAGAAAACTGTTTTATTTGCTTCGCAGGTTCGTCCTCTCACGTTTTCACATTGGCACACCTCTCAACTCTACATTCCTCTTCCCATCCTAAATCAAAGCAGAGCTATGAACCTTCTGTGGCCAACCTCTATTTACAGCGGTCTTGCTTATGCTCTCCTTGCTCGCTACGGTCCGTTGAGGAGGCCGAGAAAGCGAGGTTTGCCTCTTCGCCTCCTGGCTCGTCCTGCCCGACCACAAACTCTTTGGTTGTCTGCGCAATCTCCACTATAGTCTCGCCAATTGCTCCCAGTACACCACCTCCAGGCTGCTGCTCCTCGGTCTTTATGTGTTCTGTTTTGCCCTGAACAACCTGCTCACCGGTCTCCGTCTTTCCCTCCTCGGTTGATCCCCCCAGGATTTCCTGGGTAGTCTCCTTCGCCTTTCTAGCCCCTCCTTCCACCATTTCCTTGGCTTGTGCGACCACACCTTTGGGCTGTTCAGCCAGTACGCCACCTCCGGGCTGCTGCTTCTCGGTCTTTCTGTGTTCTGTTTTGCCCTGAGCGACCTGCTCGCCTGTCCCCATCTTTCCCTCCTTGGTCGATCCCTCAAGGATTCCCTGGGCAGTCTCCTTCGCCTTTCTAGCCCCTGCTTCCACCGTTTCTTTGGCTTGTGTGACTATACCTTTGGGCTGTTCAAGTACACCCCCTCCGGGCTGCTGCTCCTCGGTGTTTCCGTGTTCTGTTTTTCCCTGAGCGACCTGCTCGCCGGTCCCCATCTTTCCCTCCTCGGTCGATCCCTTGAGGATTTCCTGGGTAGTCTCCTTCGCTCTTCTAGCCCCCCCTTCCACCATTTCTTTGGCTTGCGACACTACATCTTTGGGCCGTTCAGCCCCTTCTGTTTCCTGCAAAGCGTTTCAATTTCCTATTGAATGAGGAAACATAGCAATTATCTCATACATAAAATAATCCAAGACTCAAGGACATTCCACTATAACCAGAACCGCCAGACACCTGATAAGATCCTGATATTCTTGATCTTAGTTATTAAAGTCCGCTAGTTATGCGCAAAAGCCCATCGTAATTACCGTTCTCACTCAGTGTTCAGTCTGTTCTTTgttaaactaaattgaacatcaTCAAGAACGCACAACAACTAGAATTCGCATGATTAGTTTACTAAACACCTGGTTTTCGGCTGACTTCTTGGCTTCTAGCTGTCTTtcagcttcttctttcttcctggCTGTATACTCCTTGGCCTTTTCACCAGTCGCAGCTGCCACATCCTTTGCTGCAACCAAGGGCTTGGCAGCAATCTCTGCAGCCTTATGTCCCGCACCAAGAGCAACCTCTCCTGCCTTCTCAGCGACTCCCTGAACGACCCTGGCAGCAGCCTTCGTTCCCTCCACCGTTATCTCGGCAGTGTAATGAGCAGCTCCCCACCCAGCCGCAATTGTCTTATCCTTGACTTCCACAGCCGCTTTCCCTGCATACTCTGCCGCGCCCTTGCTGGTCTCCACCGCCGCTTCCTTTGCTGCAACCGCTCTCTCTCCCGTGTAATTGGCAACTCCTTTAGAGATCTCCACCGTCTTATCCTTAGCTTCTGTGGCCTTTTGCATTGCGTAGTCCTTAGCTTGCTCTGCCTTTGGAAGTGTGTAGTCCTTGGCTTCTGCAGCCTTTTGCATCGTGTAGTCCTTAGCTTGCTCTGCCTTTGGAATGGTGTAGTCCTTAGCAGTTTTTCCGGCACTGAGCACGGTTTCCTTCGCAGCCGCAAGACCCTGCTGACCCTTTTCAACGGCTGTGTCTTTGACCCTCGCACCCTTCTCTGCCATGTACTCAGTCGTGGCACGAGCACCTTGAAGGACCGTGTCCTTTGTTTGAGCGGCCTTCTCTGAAGCTGTACCGAGTCCTTGATTCGCCAATTCTTTCGCTTGGTTGTAGCGCTCCTCCGCAGCTCTCAGTATTTCCATCGAATTCTGCTGGGCCAATGCTCTTAATCTCGAAACTTCTTCTAGAGTAGGTTGTGCTTCTTCTTCGTGGCCCTTTTTTTGGCCCTGCATCTCCTCGCCACCTTTCCTTTCCGTTTCTGGAAAAGCATTACCAAGTGAGTCAAAGTGACATCTATTCGCATAGTGTCTGCTCGTAAGGCCGATCCAAacagaaatgaaatataaaccAAACGAAATTTGAGCCGCCCAACTTACGAAGATTGAACTTCTATGACAAATGGATAACTGTTACTAATTTATGCTATCTACATTCTAAACAACCGCGTCTGGACTTTGAAACTAAAACAAAATCGTTCTTGATTCAAGTCTATTCAATGctgctctctttctctttgcGCAGCCTTTTTCATTCTACCTTGTTCTACATGGTTGTTATAGAAGCATGTGATGAGCGTGTTAATACGAGTTTGTCATGAAGTGATTCAAAAGACGAGTATATCATAGCTGCATCATTCCAAGATCTTCATTCTTGTCGAACATCCTTCGACAAAATCCAATgtgaaaaaaaccaaaacagtTGAGGGTTACCTGGGGCACTTTCTCCTCTCATTCGGCCTCCCTTCTCTTCAACCTGATAAGTCTCCCTCTCCGTCCTCCTTCCACCTTCCCCATGATGTTGACGACCGCCTTCgctcctctccctcccctcctggcctcctctttctctctttttctctccctcttcacCCCGACTCACTCCTTTCATGGGCGCTCCGCCAATCTCTATCTTCTCCACCTTCTCCGCCAGCGACTCTCCTCTCGTCCCACGACCCCCTCTCTCACCACCCTCATAACC
The sequence above is drawn from the Eucalyptus grandis isolate ANBG69807.140 chromosome 11, ASM1654582v1, whole genome shotgun sequence genome and encodes:
- the LOC104427268 gene encoding seed biotin-containing protein SBP65, with the translated sequence MASEQVSRRRENTTNEREIHVETDKVPKMTIHFESLAEKAQASDPAGGKEAPHGEARLEREGRETAGQTETTARHDREVREKEKEKESSDGKQLESLAEKVKTIDVGGQKGGYEGGERGGRGTRGESLAEKVEKIEIGGAPMKGVSRGEEGEKKRERGGQEGRERSEGGRQHHGEGGRRTERETYQVEEKGGRMRGESAPETERKGGEEMQGQKKGHEEEAQPTLEEVSRLRALAQQNSMEILRAAEERYNQAKELANQGLGTASEKAAQTKDTVLQGARATTEYMAEKGARVKDTAVEKGQQGLAAAKETVLSAGKTAKDYTIPKAEQAKDYTMQKAAEAKDYTLPKAEQAKDYAMQKATEAKDKTVEISKGVANYTGERAVAAKEAAVETSKGAAEYAGKAAVEVKDKTIAAGWGAAHYTAEITVEGTKAAARVVQGVAEKAGEVALGAGHKAAEIAAKPLVAAKDVAAATGEKAKEYTARKKEEAERQLEAKKSAENQETEGAERPKDVVSQAKEMVEGGARRAKETTQEILKGSTEEGKMGTGEQVAQGKTEHGNTEEQQPGGGVLEQPKGIVTQAKETVEAGARKAKETAQGILEGSTKEGKMGTGEQVAQGKTEHRKTEKQQPGGGVLAEQPKGVVAQAKEMVEGGARKAKETTQEILGGSTEEGKTETGEQVVQGKTEHIKTEEQQPGGGVLGAIGETIVEIAQTTKEFVVGQDEPGGEEANLAFSASSTDRSEQGEHKQDRCK